aataaatttccatATGCTTTTTCTAAAACCCTGCCatccaaaaatatttataaagactcaAGGTAATCCTGAACATGCAAAGtgatacacacacagagattaCCGATTGGCTACTTTCTTTGATTGGAAAatgagaagggaaaaaaaaaaaaaaaaaaaaaaaagagactttGGTAATTCAATAAAATGTCAGATATAGGCCTACTTTCATTCTTACAACTTAATTTATatactgtttatattttttattgcaaataaataaaagcatttttattttattttaggtaAAATGGGGGgaatagaaaaatataaaatttaattactataataaataatccaAAAGTGAAATTTTTGAAACCGAGAATTTGGCCAAAAACAcctttacattttcattattttgatgTCACATTGCTATAAATCAATATGTGAAACAGTTAGGGTAAAATATGACGACTCGGACAGTTTCACCTATAAAGgaaacagtaacactttactatataaaaCTGCTTTTCAGGAGTGTTCGATTTCAGAAAGAACAGTCCTTACACTTTTTACACAGAATCTTTTTGAAGGCTTTACGGAAGTCCCTGTTAAAGATGGTGTAGATGAGCGGGTTCAGGGCACTGTTGCAGTAGCCGATCCAGAAGAAGAATGTAAAAAGTGCATCCGGCACTTTACAAGCCTTTGGACAAATGGCCTGCAAGCTGTAGGTGAAGAAGAACGGGAACCAGCAGACGACAAAAACCCCAATGACGACCGCGAGGACAAAGGTGAAACGCTTCTCGCGGATGATCATGGCTTTTCTCTTGGTGTTCGGAGTTCCTGCTAGTTTCATGTTGGAAGAGGCCAGCTGGCTGCCCTTAGACGTAGCGATGACATTCTGGTAAGGCTGGGTCATTGAGGAAGTCTGGTGTCCGCGCTCCAGCGCCCCCACATTGGAGGTTGTCCCATTGGCATTATGTCCCCCTACTACCTCGACATCCGAGCCAGAGCTTGAGCTGTCCTCTTTGTTGTCCTTGCACCTCCTTGAGCGTTTCATCCGCTGCCGACGTTCTACTGCAGCCTGAGGCTGGTTTATGGCTTCTGATCTGGAAGCAGCCTGATTGGGATCATTCACAGAGTCAACACCTCCCTGGATTTTGCTGCTCTGCACCACCCCTCCCGACGTGACGCTGCCTGCGCCGTCTTTTCTTTGCTCTCCTGGAGGACATCGAGTGTGCTTTTTGGCAATCTGATAGATGCGAACGTACACCAGAATCATGATGAGGCACGGGGCAAAGAAAGACCCGATGGAGGAGTACAAGATGTACCATACATCCTCGTTGAGTTTGCACTCTGGGCCGCACCCATTCTTCTGCTCCTGGGTCTTATTCATGGAGACCAGTGGGGGGAAAGAGATGACGGCGGAAATGAGCCACACAACCACGATGGCGGCCTTGATCCTGCGAGGGGTGCGTTGGGTGGCGTACTGCACTGGCCGGGAGATGGACAGGTAGCGGTCCAGGCTGATGGCGCACAGATGTATGATGGAAGACGTGCAGAAGAGCACATCCAGCGCCAAGATGATCTCGCACCAAAACGATTCGAAGTACCAGTAGCCCATCAGCTCATTGGCCAGGGAGAACGGGATGATCAAGGTGGCCACCAGGATGTCTGCCGCAGCCAGAGACACCAGGAAAAGGTTCTGAGGTCCTCGCAAAGAGCGGCATGTCAGGACAGCGATGATCACCATGATGTTCCCAAAGATGGTGAAGAGCATGATGAGAGTCATTGCGGTGGCAAACACAGCTGTGACTTCAGGGGAATAAGAATTGCATGTACTGAGATTTTCTCCTCCTGGGCTACTGGTGCTTTGAGGGGTCATATTTAAGTTCCAAGGCTAGACAGAGAAGTGCAAAGCAGTCTTTGATGTAGACTTGTATCCTAGCGTAATCCTTCCAAAGACTTTCTTTGCTTTAGAAAATTGCTGAAAGTGAAAGGTGTCTTTATAGCAAAGAATGACATCCTCCAGGTACTTCCTTTGGCAAATctcaagagagagagagaaaaaaaaaaaaaaaaaaaaactaatcaaaATAATGCATTTGCATTAAAAGGGGGTCGTGCAGTCCGTTCACTTCAAAAATAAATCCGCAAAATTACTCTTTTTGCAGAGGCAAAAATTCTTAAAGTAAAGCAAAACATGCATAACTGCAAAAACCTgtcattattaataaaaacaatgcgGCATTAACTTACCACAGCATATGCCCAACATCTTTTAGTCACTCAAATTACACAAAAGTCTCGTGTACTGATCTTGTCCAAAAATACGGCAGCGCGCACTTGGAGACACGCACGGACACTAGCGCgtcaaaacaaaatacacattttcagGCAGCAAAAGCTAAGGAactgaaaatacataaatataaaactaatttaaacatAACAGTTCCGCGGAGTTATGATTGTCCGAAGAGCTCTGAAAGCCTCTCGATGAGTGAAAAGGCTCACCATCTCCAAACACGCGCACCAGTCATGCCAAAACTACAGTTCCTCAAATACCAACGATTATTAAGAGAAATGATCTTTGCATAAACATTTCCATATCAGAGAAAAATCCACAAAGGAAAGCTCCAGTCTTTAAGactttaaataattgtttttaatattttaaaatagactttCTCAGTATcaactgaataaaaacaaagtcCTTCCATTCGTTTCTCAAATTTCTTTTCCTAGACGTTTCACAGAGCTTTGCGCATCGGTCACCGGAATGAACTGACTTGAGTTTATAACTGAGCGCGCCTCTTTGTGTCCCCCCGCCATGACGTCAGGCAGATATACTCATCATGACCTCACGTCAGAATTACTCCTAAACGTCCAGATTTAAGAATTACAATCTTATCAGTTTTCACAATAATAGCTTTGAGTGGCTCAAAAGGAAGtcgcatttaaaaaaaaaaaaaaaaaaaaaaaaaatttggcgGAAAAGCAAGTGAAACCGCAAAGATAACTTCAATTTAACTTCTTTCAACTTGATAAGCGTTCTAAAAACGCGCGAGAAGCCGCAAACAGCGCGAGTGCAGCGATCAAAGTCAACAGCACAGTGcgtatttacaaagaaaaacaaaggaaaGGAAGCGGAGTAGACACTGAAAAATTCCAACCTTTCTAGTATTTACCAGTCCGTTGTTAAAGGTTACGAAGAGTAGGCTACAATTTACTAGAATCACTACTGATGATTTTACAACACAAGACGACGATATCAGATGAACTGCAACACATTCATCTCTCCAGACATGAAAGGGGATTGTAATTAGTACGCTGGTGAAAGTAACAAATTCATTTAAGATCCCAAAAGAAAAACACTacactgcaatattctataGAATTGGTGTAAATGAAGTGGTCTGTATATCTGTACCTCATACTTCTTTTTGACAACACTTCACATTACTCTcctcactgcaaaaaatgctgttcttacttagaatttttgtcttgtttccagtccaaatatctaaaaattcttagatcaagaagcattttcttgacaagtaaaaattattttcttgtttttaggaaaaataagtcaaaattaagtgagtttttccttaaaacaagcaaaataatctgccaatggggtaagcaaaataatcttaatccaaactgaaaacaagattatataccttatttttggtttgatataagattattttgcttgccccactggcagattattttgcttgttttaaaggaaaaactcacttaattttgacttattttttctgaaaacaagaaaataatttttacttgtcaagaaaaatgcttcttgatttaagaactttaagatattttgactAGAAACAAGACTTTTTGCAGTGCTACTAGAAGAGACAAACAAAGGggggaaaacagtgaacagtgacTACCACCTACTGGacaaaacttaaaaatgacattaagaTCTAGAATTGTGGACTGGAGGACCTGTCaatgtattcattttaaatcCGACAGCAATATAATTGCCATAAATTCACAACAAGCCATCcatattttgattttcaaaccTTTATTTATCCTCTTAGATTCAGAACTCCTCTGTGATAAAGAAACCATTCGAGACAGTCAAACAGAGCAGTTGGATGAATCATGATGCTGCTCGGTCCTCTTCTGTCTTATCTGAAACGAAGAAAGACGATTAATTCAGGAAGAGAAGCTCCAACTCTCAAATGTCAAAACCATGGTACAATGgcaaggaaaaaataaaaaaataaccacATCATGCTTTTATAGCTACTGCTATCAATCCAGTTCACTTCCTCTCATCAGACTGATCACATCATATCTACATACAGTACGTTTCCTCAATCATATTGCATATCCTGCcttattattcatatatttctgGGCGTATGGTAAAAGCACATATTAAGACATACCACAGTGGTACAGCTTCCGGAGCTTTTGCACATCCAGATCACTCAAGTAAGCCCTCTGGCCGATCTTTACCGCGCTCTCTTTGGGCAGAATTGTAGGTTTTCCATTGCTAGAGAAATAATTGCTGCAAAACAGAATACTAGTGAAATGTTTGACCAGCCAAACACACATCATACATATGATTTTACACACTTAAAAGGGTTACGTTTCGACTGGAACACATACTCTCCATAATGCAAAATTGATCCCAGATCATACTTCAGACCGAGAGTGTTCCCTTCTTTCTTCATAAAATTGTCCTCTTTCCCTGTAAATTAAAAAGCAGTCAGTACAACCAATGACCAACTGACTTGTTAATTACTTTACCACCTTTACCAGAacacacataattttaatttcaattaacttTGAAACTAAGAAATGatggcataacattatgaccaccttcctaatattgagttggtcccacttttgctgccaaatcagccctgacccgtcgaggcatggactccactagacccctgaaggtgtgctgtggtatctggcaccaagatgttagcagcagatcctttaagtcctgtaagttgtgaggtggagcctccatggatcggacttgtttgttcagcacatcccacaaatgctgaattggattgagatctggggaatttggaggccaagtcaacacctcaaaccattcctgaaccatttttgctttgtggcagggtggattatcctgctgaaagaggccacagccaccagggaataccgtttccatgaaagggtgtacat
The DNA window shown above is from Ctenopharyngodon idella isolate HZGC_01 chromosome 10, HZGC01, whole genome shotgun sequence and carries:
- the LOC127521037 gene encoding alpha-2B adrenergic receptor — encoded protein: MTPQSTSSPGGENLSTCNSYSPEVTAVFATAMTLIMLFTIFGNIMVIIAVLTCRSLRGPQNLFLVSLAAADILVATLIIPFSLANELMGYWYFESFWCEIILALDVLFCTSSIIHLCAISLDRYLSISRPVQYATQRTPRRIKAAIVVVWLISAVISFPPLVSMNKTQEQKNGCGPECKLNEDVWYILYSSIGSFFAPCLIMILVYVRIYQIAKKHTRCPPGEQRKDGAGSVTSGGVVQSSKIQGGVDSVNDPNQAASRSEAINQPQAAVERRQRMKRSRRCKDNKEDSSSSGSDVEVVGGHNANGTTSNVGALERGHQTSSMTQPYQNVIATSKGSQLASSNMKLAGTPNTKRKAMIIREKRFTFVLAVVIGVFVVCWFPFFFTYSLQAICPKACKVPDALFTFFFWIGYCNSALNPLIYTIFNRDFRKAFKKILCKKCKDCSF